The Gadus macrocephalus chromosome 1, ASM3116895v1 DNA window ATCTCTCTCTTGTTGTTGCCCTGTTCcgacccgaccccccccccccctccctgtcctgtGTGATAACAGTTTGCTTTGCGTAGGTGTCCTAGACGTCAATCGTTCCTCAAGAGTAAGCaggcatttgttttgttttgttgactTTATAGTTGGCCCAGAATTGTTAAGTATGTGTGTACACTATGTGGTTAGCAAACTCTGtgagttatttttttttgttctcagTGTCTCCAGAGAATTGTCTTAATTCCTCACTGGATTTTCTATTTGATTTTGTTCCCGAAGAACTTGAAGCCACGGTCGGCTGGCGACCACAGAGCGGAAAGGGGAAGGCAGGGTCTAAGGCGGATGATCCCTCAAAAGCTCCCCTTTGCTCCGGAGtacatggtgtgtctgtgtgtatgcgcgcgtgtgtgtgcgtgcatgcgtgtatgttcTGTAGGGTTTTCAGTGTACAGGCTTGTATCCCTGCACCACCGCCATGTGACTAGACCAGCATTTACCCAgtctccccccagccccaccccagAAACAGACCGTTACCATCATTTCTAACTAAAGTTAAACGACACTCAGTTAGCCCATCGGCCGCCTTAGCGTTTCAAGTGGAATCCCATCATGGTGGCCATGCGGACGCGGGACTGATGGCATACAGTTGGCAAGTCAGCTGGCTTTGTGTTGTGCAGAAGTGGACTCCTAGGTCAGACCACCAGTTACAAAATCATCATTTGAGGGCTTGTATTGGTGTAAACGTTAAAAAAATGTAGTCAAAGGGATTCAAAGTGAACTTTTTCCCAACATCAATGAAAACAAGCACAGGCAGGTGGGTCAGCTTACAGAGCACATGAGCTTTATTATAGCAACAGAACCGTGGGTATCCACCTCCCCATCTGCTGGCTAGGCCGCGTGTCGTCACGGGAGCAGGGCTCTGCGTCTGTCGGGTTCTCGTCTCAACAGCAGTGGCTTAAAGGCCTCTTTTTACGTTCTGCACGCCGCAATACAGATTTATTTCAGCCTTTGTGCAGCCGgttatgtccccccccccccccccctggtttcTTTTCAAGCAGAAAGGAGGTCTCTGTGATCGTGTTTGGTTGTCTATTCCCTCCCTTCCAACTGTCGCCTTCCCTCCTTCCATCGCCCTCTCCCTCGTTCTCGATGCTCTGTGTCATATCTTTTTTCTCCTCTTTTATACTTTTCCCGCTTTTTCTCTCCTGccccctgttgttgttgttgaggtaACTGCTGTCGTATTTTGTCAGGTGTTGGATATTATTTATGACCTTGTCTTGTGTCCCAACTGTGAAACGCCTGATAAAACATATATCTGCCATAAATACATATTCTGTGGCCTCTATTTAATGTTATACAGTCATCccaacaactgtgtgtgtgtgtgtgtgtgtgtgtgtgtgtgtgtgtgtgtgtgtgtgtgtgtgtgtgtgtgtgtgtgtgtgtgtgtgtgtgtgttagtcatcATATGATTGCCCTcaggcaacagcagccactctgTCTCAGTAGAAGAGGTGCAGACTAAACTAGACGTAAGTCAATACATAATGTGAATTAAAAACAGGTCGTTCAACCCTTAAACTTCCGCGGAAAGACCGACAGCGAGGAGAGGATCTTATTCAGCTCGGAGCGGAACTGCCGGGTCACCATGGTGTAGATGAGCGGGTCTACAGCGGCCGGCACGCTGGTCAGCACCATGGCAGATGTCTCCAGCTCCACTGCCAGCTGCAGGGGCCGAGCAACAAGCACGCAAAGCAACAGTTAGGGATTTGAAAAGAGATGTTTCAGCTTCACACAGAAGGGACCTACAATACGTATTATCGAAAACGTGTTAGATTGAAGTTTATTTGTAAAATAGGCGAGATTAATAGAAGGATTCCGAACAAGCTAGGAACGGACGGTGACACTACTCACTGAGTTGGTGTTCTGCCACGAGGTGATGTTCATCAAAAGGGTCACAACCATGGGCACCCAGAACAGAGTGAAAACGATGATGATGTACCCGAAGCGCTGCGCCAGCTTCCCCTCCATCCGTTTCTTCCCGCGCTCTCTCGCCAGGGGCGTCAGAATACACACCGCTCCTGCGATCTCCGGAAGGGGGCTCCGCGGGGGCTTCCCCTTGATGACCCGGGACGTCCTCGCCTCGGCCACGGTGATCAGGCGGCTGGTCGGCGGCGTGCTGCTGGACGCAGGCCGACACATTGCCGGGAGCAGCTTGAGGTGGTGGCGCTGAGGAGGAGTACGACGAGGAGCTGGTCCCGGTTCTGAAGCCGCGAAGCTGAACCACCTCCACACCTGTTTCGTTGTTGGCCTCAGCTGGATCCCGTTGTCGTAGACTCGCTTTCGGTGTTGCCGGACTACTTTGAATATTCGCGCGTAGTAAATAACGATCAGGGTCAAGGAGAAACCCCACACAGGCACCAGGACATAGGCCCCGAACGGATCCGTAGATCGGGGAATCTCAACGGGCACATCCCCCCAAGGGTACCGGCGGCAGAGCATGTGATACAGCTCCTGTTTTGAGAGAGCCAGCGAGACGACGGCCAGGAGGACGCCGCAGACCCAGATGGACGGGATCCACATGCACACCCTGGTCTTCCTCCGTTGCGTCCGGAAGGGGAAGGCGATGGCTTGGTACCGCTCCACGCTGATGCTGACCAGTGTGAGGAGCTGCACGCAGCTGCACAGCGCGTATGAGAAGCGCTGCACGGCGCACAGGGACACGGACACCTCCAGGTGTCTCCCGTagctgaggaaggagaagaggaaaagcGGCGTGTCCACGGAGCACTTCAGGAGGTCGCTGGCCGCCAGGCTGACCAGCAGCGCGTTGTTAGAGGTCTGGAGGTTTTGGTTTCTGAACACCACCCAGCAAACCAACAGGTTGGCAGGCAAGCCCAGGACGAAGGTGAGCGAGAGGATGACGCAGTTGAGCACCAGGAACGCGGGATTCACCTCGCTTTCCTGCTGCGAGGCGGTTTCGTTCCAACAAGTGTGCGAAGCCATAGTTACATTATCAgcgcatttttttaaattaagttatGCACATGTCCACAATTAGTGCAGCAGGCCTAACTGGTGAGCAGATCCAGTCATGATGACGCTTATCCGGAGTGTTAAAACAAGTTGAAGACACAATTAAATTCAGCTCCGCGTCTCCGTCCTATCACCCCTGCCATTGGGCTCTGACCAGAGAAGGCACAACTACCTGATGATTTACACTACAGCGCGCACCCTGATATATCCCGAGCGCGCTCAAGGGCACACGGTAGCCGGAGGCTGATTGTGTGAAGTGAGTGGTAACGCTGATTAGCCGCATGTTCAGGGTGCACTTGAGTGTTCCGACCTTGATCGACGATGTCCGGCAGAAGGAGGACATGTTGAAATAATTTCCTCCCTGGACTATTGCACTCTGTAGATCTTTACAAATGATTGATTTGacttttttacaatttaatcAGTCTTACAATGTCTTTATTAGAAAAGCACAAATGATACACAACCATATTATTACATACTTATAGATTGATTAGCTTTAGCATTTTTGTTTTGAATAAATGTCATGGCATCACCAATGAGCAatttttcattacatttttggAAACTTGGAAACTTTGGAAACGGGATGCCCTTATCAATTACACACTTTAAGCCAGATATCAATACCAACAGTGGATTTCCGTACAACAAAATGTGATTTAGTTGTTACATTGTGTTACAATAACTTTATTTCCCCCAGTTATTCTGCAAGCATTGAAAGACCACCCATGCAGTTTCCAGATCAGTGTTTAAGGAGCTTGTTAATATAGACTGTATTCATGCGATATGCTGCCATCCAGCTGTTGGCTTGGCTGTAGTAGCTATGGTAACCGGGCTGAGGATGGCAAGCCATGGCTTCGTAGTACTGCTCCCAGGATCTGTAATAGGCTCGCCAGTCGTCGGCATTCgaccactcctcttcctcctcctcctcctcttcttcactactactactactaccttcCCCTCTCGGCTGCCCTTCCATGATCTCCCTACCTTCGTCATCCCGTCTCCTCTTATcgcagaccctctgctccttcctcCCCACCGCGCCGTCCGCCCCCCTGCCCTCTCGGGACGGGTCAGcccggctcctctcctccctccacggGACCGGGTGACCCCCTCGTGCGGGTTCGTCTCGCTCGAGGGCGCCCCCGTGTGGTGTGCGACGCGCCCGATGGGACGCTGTTGGCGGGACGGCGGGAACCTGAGCCTTGGTTTTATTGGGACCGGGTTCGGCTTGGGACCTCTGCCGTGCGTCGGTCTGGGACGGGCCCGAGCGCGGCGGAGCCTTCGCTTTGGgccgctcctcctccatgcCTTCGTCGCCATCAtccgaggaggatgaggaggaggaggacgacgagcttgaagacccagagccagacctccgaTGGGCGGGGTCGACCTCCATCTTGACAGGCGACGTCCTGTGCGGCGCCGGCGCTGCGGCGCGGCCGCCGCTCTGCAGCGAGCGCTTCAGGGCGTTGTCCTCGTCGTCGTGGAGCACGTGTGACTCGGTGTGCATACTCGGCTGGCCGTCGTCGTTCTGACCTTTGAACTGCCTGATGACCTCCACCGACCTCCCCGGGCCCTCGGAGATGAAGGTTTGGAAGtctagctccgcctcctccagggTCATGAGGCTGTGGCTCAGGTTCTTGAAGGAGCTGAGGGGCGGGATCTTAGGGAGGGCCT harbors:
- the LOC132455186 gene encoding D(2) dopamine receptor-like, whose protein sequence is MASHTCWNETASQQESEVNPAFLVLNCVILSLTFVLGLPANLLVCWVVFRNQNLQTSNNALLVSLAASDLLKCSVDTPLFLFSFLSYGRHLEVSVSLCAVQRFSYALCSCVQLLTLVSISVERYQAIAFPFRTQRRKTRVCMWIPSIWVCGVLLAVVSLALSKQELYHMLCRRYPWGDVPVEIPRSTDPFGAYVLVPVWGFSLTLIVIYYARIFKVVRQHRKRVYDNGIQLRPTTKQVWRWFSFAASEPGPAPRRTPPQRHHLKLLPAMCRPASSSTPPTSRLITVAEARTSRVIKGKPPRSPLPEIAGAVCILTPLARERGKKRMEGKLAQRFGYIIIVFTLFWVPMVVTLLMNITSWQNTNSLAVELETSAMVLTSVPAAVDPLIYTMVTRQFRSELNKILSSLSVFPRKFKG